The genomic segment GTCGTCGGGATCGTCCTCCACGCTCTCCCCAGAGTCGGAGTTTTCGTGGCCATTGGTGATGACAATAACCTCACCCGCACCGTCCAGCCACCTCGCCGCATCCTTCTTCAGCGCCCTCTCGCTCGCCAGGTATAAGGCCAGATAGATGTGACCGGCGATGTGGCCCCAGCAGTACACGCGTATACAGGACCAGTCCTCTGCGCGTTTACACCAGACGCCCCATCCCGCGAACCCTTCGAGGATGTAATCCGTCAAAAAGTGCCAGGCTCGCTCGCGGAGACTCGGTCGCCAGCCGGTCCAGTCCAAGTGCCAGTGGCCTCGCTCAAATGGACGCAGTTCCCTCGTCTGTTCAACCGGGGCAAAGCGCTTCGATATCCTGAGTTGGCGGGCCAGCTCCTTCAGCTTGGGCGTTAGGAGATCATCTGGCGTCAGCTCGCTGGTGCCGACGGGGGGGCCAACGGGGTGGATCTCAAGACGTGCGAGGTAGCTCAAGTGCCTCTCATTAGGAGGCCGTTGAGGTCTGAAAAGATGGCTGGGCCCAGGGCCTACATCTGAGGAGCTTCTCGTGATGACAGACCTCGATTCCGAGATGGGCGCTGACCGTTTGTGCCGTTTCGATGGAAGTAGGGGCTCGGAGCCGGCTCGGTTTGGCGATGACGGTATTGCTCTCTTCCGAGACGGTTGGCAAGGCGTGTCCTGTATTATCTGCTCAAAAGGAGAGCTGACTAAAGGCGGTCGCTTCAGAGCAGGGAACGGCGTGTTGAGGATTATAGCATCTGCGGGAATAGTAGAGGCCGCTGGAACTGGGGTGGCATTGCTCTTAATTGCCAGGGAGTTGCTCGACGTTACGAGAATAACCTGACCATCGTCCTCATCTTCATTACAGTCTTCCTCTATGACTGGCGTAGCCGTTGCGACTACTTCTGGAACTTGTTGCTGGCTTGCTTCTGAGGACAGTTGCTGAGATTCCTCATCGAGTTGGCTATCGAACTGCCCTGCCAGATGTTCAAAGAGCCGGCTCGGGGATGAGAACTCGGCGAGAGTGATGTCATATGACGGCTGAGAATCACCGACGACACTGGGAGGAGCTACCCAGCTAGCCTGCGTTGGCTGTGAATCAGCCACAGGTTGAGACGAAGGCGGTAAGTCTCTAGATGCAAGTGGCTGACCGAGACCCGGGGAATTCCTATTATCCAAGACACTCCTAAAAGACAGTTGCTGTGATTCGAAAGATCCAAAAGTTGCGGGGTATTGaggtggcggtggtggtatATGTGGTGGTGATGAGGTTGCCGGTTGCGTTGTTTCGCTATCGAGGTTCGGCACATCTGACCAAGCAGGCAATGCTGGTGGCTCGGCCTCTGAGCTGGGGATAGCTTCGACATCTTCCTCTTCTGAAGGTTTGCTGGAAATATTGGTCTGTCTCGTTGGTGCAAAATCGAGATATGCCTGTGCAAGGGCTCGGTAGCGCACATCATCGATGTTTCTGCACGGCGCTGTGACGTGCACTAGGATCTCAACGTTGTCATGTGCCTCCATGACAACCTCACTGCGAAACTGGAGAGTACATTCATCTCCAAGAGCAAGCGCCAAGATGCATAATAATGGAAGGTGCTTTCGTAAGGTCCAAAAAAGATGAAGCAGGTTACGAAGATGATAGGTGACGGTAGCTTTGACCAAAAAAGGTGAGAAGGAGAATAAAGGAATCCCGTCTGTCACTCTTCGCCTAAGAATATGTCAGACTCAAAGTGAAAGTGAAGTCTTAAGAGACGCGCCTACATAGCAGTCTCGAAAGTCAGTGCTCTTCGAGGTGGGGCACCTTGCTGTATTCCCCCCTGCACCTCATGTCATGTTGAATGCGGAAGCAGACACGCATCTCACCGGCCCCACTACAATAGCGTCGTAGAGGTTGGATGTTCTGCGAGGTATTCTCTGGCATGTTCTCCATACGGGTAGCCTAAATGCAATTAGCGCCACTCAGAAAGTTCACAAGTAGTTATACTAACCCTGGACGAGTAGCATTGCCTAGCTATTGTGTACTAGGTACTCAAGCTGTACTTTGAAATTGGATCGAACAAACTGAAGCTTGGCCTCTCTGGTGCTGTGCCATTACCCCAGAAATCCTCAGTTCAAGGGACCAGAGACAACAGACCACGCCAATTAATTCTCCTTTCCCAGAGCCTCCTCCAACTCCTCCACCTCAGCCCGTGATAACACCCCAACGACCACCCTCTCTCCCACCCAAAAACCAGCAGCGCCGCGAACATGTCTGCAAAGCCCACCACGCCCCCCAACCTGGGCAAGgtcctcgtcgtcggcggCAACGGCTTCCTCGGCCACCACGTGGTCAACCAACTCCTGGCCGGCGACCGCTGGGCCGTCGCATCCGTCGACGTTGTAGATCTCCGCTGCGCCAACAACCGCAACCCCAAAGCCAACTACCACGAGGCGGACATCACCGACGTAGACAAGATCAAGTCCCTCTTCGAGAACGTTAAACCCGACGTCGTCGTCCACACCGCCTCTCCCGCGCCCCAGGGCGACAGCGCCATCGCAAAGGATCTCTTCCGCAAGGTCAACGTCGACGGCACCGCTTCCATCATCGCTGCCTGCCAGGCCGCCTCCGTAAAGGCTCTCGTCTACACGTCTTCCGCGAGTATCATTAGCGACAATGCCACCGACCTCATCAATGCCGACGAGCGTTGGCCCGTCATCCGCGGCGAACTGCAGACGGAGTATTACTCCGAGACCAAGGTGCGCACGCCAGCCTACGAATTCCCACGCTCCATTGCTCTTATAATGCGATGGCCAATCTCCTGCTCTTCTCCTTCACGTGTTGTTGCGTTACCAATGACTGACATGTGACCATCCGTAGGCCGCCGCAGAAGAATTGGTCCTCGAGGCAAACCGCCAAGACCCCTACCCCCTCCTCACATCCGCCATCCGCCCCGCGGGCATCTTCGGCGAGGGCGACACCATGGTGACGCACCAAATGGTCAAGATCTACCGCGAGGGCAAGACGGGCGTGCAGCTCGGCGACAACGACAACCTCTTCGACTTCACCTACGTCGGCAACGTCGCCCACGCCCACCTCCTCGCCgcccgcctcctcctcgcgACCGCCGCCTCCTCCATCACGCCCCTCGACCACGAAAAGGTCGACGGCGAGGCCTTCCTCGTCACAAACGACAGCCCCATCTACTTTTGGGATTTCGCCCGCGCAATCTGGCGCGCCGCCGGCTCCGACAAGGGCACCGACCACGCCTGGAAGATCTCCCGCGAGTTCGGCATCGCGCTGGGCTTCTGCTCCGAAATCTTCTTCGCCATCATCGGCAAGCCGCCCATCTTCAACCGCCAGCGCTGCATCTACAGCTGCATGACGCGCTACTACAACATCAGCAAGGCCAAGCGCCTCCTCGGGTACCGACCCATTGTCGGCCTTGACGACGGCATCAAGAGGGGCGTGCAGTGGTTCCTCGACCAGGAGAAGGCTGGCAAGGTGAGCGTCAAGGCATGAAGGACGCTGTTACAAAGGCGATGATGGTTATGATGAAGGACGGTGGTGTTTTAGGGATATGAGACCTTCATgttgaaaaaaaaagttttcAGAGATTTTTCATCGTATATATACATAAACAACCCCTCAATGCCAGAGGGAACTAATAAACGGCCAATAAGCGGCCACATCATGAGCAAGAGCAACATATATCAGGCCGTATTCTTTGCCTTTCTATGCGTGTAAGCAGGCGTTGCGAATGGGCTGTGAAACATGATTGTAGGACACGCGAGCAGCAACATGTTTGCACACATATTCAGAGGCAATAGTTGGAGAAAACCTGCAGGCAATGCTTGGCCTGTCCTATTCGCGTTGGCGGAACTACCTAGGTGGCCCTTTTACTCCATCCATAGCTACACGGAGGAGCGTCTTTCAAAGGCGAACAATGGACGAGGTTTCCCCATTCCTCCCGACCCCTTTCTCGAGATGCGCGCAAACGTGGCGCACTATTCGGCCTCCTCCCTTCCCCCTGGCTCCAGATCATCTCACAAATGTAATCCGATATCTCCCTCTTTCAACAAAAGAAGCGAAGCTATACTAGGTCTCTCGCGCAAGCCAAGAAGAAACGAGGCTAGCTGTCCAGCTCGAGACATACCAATCAAACCAGACCGGTATCACCCATCGACAAGTCAATGGGCATAGGGCCTTTACTCCAAACAAGCCAGGGTCAAACCAAGACCACCAGTCCTCTTTCCCCCCCTTTCCAGTAGACGACAGGATCGTAATTTGTGCGAAGGAACACCAGCAGACCGTTAGGATGCCTCATTCCATATCGATCCGATGCTTCACTCTCGGAGAAGCCAAGAAGCAGAGGGTTTGACAAAGTGTTGGAAGAGAACTTTGAAAAGAAATACAAAAATCATTCATGCCGCCTTGTCGTGAGTTGAGTAGCTGAACAAAAGAAAAGTCTTTTGTCCTTTTGATGAAAAACGGTTGGGAACGCCGCCAACAATGCATGGATATGTGACTCTCCGAAACCCCAAATCGCAGTCCCAATAGAATGCGTAGCAAGTGATGTGAGCCTCGTAGGAAATCACTCTTCGATATGTGTGTAGTTTTGCTGTTGCGGTTTGGTTTGGTTGGATTATGTGTTTCCACCTACGCCAACACCGCTGTTCTGTCTTCCCCAAACCCCACCCGACTGGCGCCATTCTCTCTTTTGAGCTTCCGAAGGGCCTTCGGTGTCTGAATGCTCATACTGGCTTCCACCATAGGGTGAAGGGTGGCCATTTTCTTCATGTGGCCGCCATCTTTGGGGTGGTGTACCAGGATTGGGTTGGTTGAAAGGAGGAATGGGCATGGGCGGTTCCTGCACAGTGCGAACGCTGCTCTCTTGTTGTTGCCACAGAGCGGGGTCAGTCTCAACCCTTCGGGGAGGGGGCCGGGATGAGTTATCTGGTCTGTTAAAGACCTCATTAACTTCGCCCAACCCTGGTCTTTGACCCATGCGGTCCTGGTAACGCTTGAGGATGTCCTTTGTAGTGAGATCGGCAGTGTTGCCAAACACGAATGGATCGTTGACCATTTCCATAAGCTCGTCGGGAACCTacaactaattagtattgcGAAATGTCTGATGACGGGACAGCAATCTTACCAGGCACATTTCTTCGATAGACGTGATCATATCGTTCACGGCGACAATGGCGAACATGGGGTCGCTGTCCAGTGCGGGCGCTTTGTTGCTGTTGTAAAGAATGTTCGGTGCAATAACGGTTGCCAGATTCTTGATGTCCATCCTAGATCCGGCTTCCTCATCCACTTGATGGAAGGATCCGGCCCACTTCAAAAAGCAGAACAGAATCTCCAAGCAGTCTCGGTGAGCCTTGGGCAAGAGACAGCAGATGAGGTGCAGATACGACTTGCGCTTTGCATCGTCCTGAATCTTGGCGACAGAAATCCAGAGCTTCTGGAGCTTGAAAGTCAAGAGTGGATCGGGCAGCTCACGCAAATAGCGCTTCAACAAAGCGGCAACCTGTACAACAGGCTGGTCCATGAAGCTAATGCTGTCGCAGCCTTCCCGGTCGATTCTTTCGCAGAGCTCAGACAGCTTTTTGATGTTGCCGTTCTTTCGGAAAACACCCTCAACGGAAAGATCCATTTTTCTCATGGATGAGATGAGGTCGTCAATAATTGCAGGAATCTTGAGTGTTCCGGGGCCTACACCGTCTGTTGACTCGGCGCCATCCTTGTCAATGATGACGTCCAAGGGTACTCCGAAAATGCCCTTCTTCTTGACATTCTTCGGCCGGTCGTTCTTGAAGGCCTTGCCCAAGTTTTTCCAGAACGTGGGCTGCTTTCTCGACTCGATAAAGCTCAATAACTCTTCCAGAGGGAATTCGTTCTCAACGGCAGGCGCCAGAGTCAAGACTGCCAGGTGGCGCACGATAAAGTACTCCAATCCCGAGAGCTCCGAAAAGTACTTCCGTCCCAGACGCTGAGGCATCGCATCGCCCATGCGCAACTCAGCCTCTCTACCTGCCGACTGCGATCTTTGATGTCCCATGGGGTCGGTTGCGGGGGACCGGAAGAGTTCCTGGCGGTTGGGCTTATATTGTTGCTCTTTGACTTGTTCGGCAGCAACGATTCGCGGGATATCATCCAGCGTCAGAGCGTCTTGGTGGTTGAACATTTTGTCCGTTGTGCCTTCGTCGTTTGGGCCTCTTCGTTCCTCGAGAATATGGAGGTCCCCATCAGCGCGGCCTAAGTCCTCGCCCGCGGATCCTGGGCGAACGCTACGTCCCTCAGGCCCGTCCATGATGCGCGACGTTCTGGCCTTGCGAAAGCTTGAAGACAAATGCTTGTCGAGACGAGTACTTCTCAATCGGCGAACATCATTCAGCGTGTTCTCGTAGGAAGACTCGCGATTGTGCTCCCGTTGATCTCCAGCGTACGACTTCGAGCGGTTGTCTGAGTTTAGGTAGGGTGCTTCTCCGGGAGCCAAAGTTCGGGCACCCTCGCCTGGACCATAACCATCCGAGTTCTGGTCATCGTTTTGCCGAGGCAAAGCGCCATTGCTTCGCAGGATGTCCAACAACCGCGCGAGCGCCACCTTCAACAAGAAAACGTACTGCTGGAGCTTGGTGACATGCTCAAAAGGCGGCATATCATCACCGTTGGCGCCGATGCAGTTGTTGCAGTAGATCTTCTTGTCAAAGGCATTGTAGCGAGCATCTTCCAGCTTGCGACCGATGTCTCTTGTGCAACGTGAGCAGCTGACGCAGGCAATGTGCCATCGCCGGTCGGAGTTCTTTGCGCACTCGTCTTCGACAGACTTATTGCAGAGTGCACAGTGATCAGAATCCTTCGCCGAAAGGCGCGAGTTGCCCGCAATAGCCTGTAGAGTGTTGTCGTCGGGCTTTACGCTGTCCAGTTCGCTCAGGTCATCCAGGAACTGATAAATGCCGTCGGAGCTCTTAGACTCCTTCTCAAGGCGTAACGCTCCCTGCAGACAGATTCGAATGAGAAGCTTGAGATAGTGAGCAAGACCTGTGACTAGGGACAATAACTCCTGAGTGACGCCAAGCTTGCGGGCTCCCGTGTCCTGGGTCTTGGACAGCAGCGAGAAGAAAGATACTATCTTTTTGCACAGAAGCTTGGCCTCACGACCGTACGACAATCCTATTTCTGGGCTGTTAGCGAAGAACGTGATCTGAGAGTATGGCTATTCAAAGCTCACCCTTGAGCTTCAGTTGATCCATGGAGTAGTCCAGGCGATCAGCAGACTGGAACAAGATCTCAACGTGCCAGATGAACTTCTTGGCGACCAGCACACCGTCGACATAGGCGCCGTTGCTCACGTGGAGGAGCATATCGGAGATGCATGCTGCGGACGACTCCTCGAAAGTTGACAGGACGCTCCAAATACGGTAGACCTTCTCCTCCATGcgctcttcctcctctctAATGATGTCGCGCATCGCGGGGTCGTCGGTCTCCTGAGGTAATTCGGAGGGGTCACTCGGCTGCGTAAGTCGCACGTTCCAAAACTTGTGGATCATGTAACACTCGGGATGCCAGTGCTGGTTCTGGCCGTTCCTGTAAATTTCCACAAACTGCTTGAGGATTGCAGTCTGGCAGCCATTGCATCTTTGCGCAAACTGCGTAGAGTAGTGGTAGTGACAATACACGTTGCCATCGTGCTCGTAGTAGCTGTCCTGCGCGCCAAAGACCGTGGGACACAGGGAGCATGTGAAATGGTCGACGTGATACTTTCGGTCGAGAGCGGTGATGTAGGAGCCTCGAAGGGCGCCGCCGCACTGGAAACAAAGCAAACCCAGCCGGCGGAAGTAGTCTGTCTCGCACAGAGGATACTGTCCTTCACCACCTTCATCATCGACGGGGAAGAACTTGGAGGCTACAATCTGGCCGCAATCCTGGTGGTAAAATCCGGGTTAGAACAATTAGGGAAGGACAGGGGATATTCTGAAGACGTACACGACACTTGAAGCAATCCAAGTGAAAGGTTCCGTCCAGTGCGCGAACGAATTGGCCGGTGAGAGGCTCTCCACACTTCTTGCAGGTCCTCTGTTGACCGCTGGCTGACCGCCCACCTCCTCTTCCTTTGGATCTACTGCGTTCACCGCTCCGCCTTGAGTCGCCCTCTCGACCAGGTGTTCTGGGACCGGGTGAACGTGAGGGCTGTTGTGAGCGGTAATTTCTTTCGGGAGTTCTCCTTCCTCCGTTCTGCCAGACTCCATCACCGGGATAACCAGGTTCCATAGGGGTGGCGGCGGGGTGGGCTTGCAAGCGGTCGTCCGGCGCCCCATGATCGTAATCCGACGCCATGGTGCAGTAATGTTTGCGTCGTCTTGTCTGCGCGTGGTGTGTTCGATTGCGACTCTTCACTGGTAGGGCGGGATGGATTGGAAAGCGGCCCGTCAGCCTTGAGTGTCGGAGGTGGAAGTTGCCAGGAAATTATCGGTCGGCATCAGCTGGGCTGCGAAAATGCCGGGGGGTGGTCGTGGTGGAatgggtaggtaggtatgtACTGGGGTCGAGAATTGAAGAAAAGGGTCGTCGTCGCACGGCGGCGGTATCGTGCTGGgcgatagtaaataattcggGTAACGGCCGTCAGGTACTCGCGAGACTGGCAGGAGACGGGTAGCCACGTCGCAGGCGCTGGCCTGAAGgggatggtggtggtgaaaGTAGTGGTAGTCGGGGTTGGGATTGGGATTGGGAGTCGGTCGAGTACGAATAGTCGGGGGTCAGGGTGAGAGTGAGGGCGTGGGTGAGAAGAGGGTCGGGGAGAATGGGTCGGGGTCGTCGAGGTTAGGTTGTTGGCTTGTGGTAGTGGAGCAGCCCAGCAGCGACAGGGCGACGTTTGGAGCAGGAGCTGAAATGCTGCCAGCGACCGACCGAACACTTTCGTCTCTCGTCTCGTCTCGTCCGAAGAAAGGAAGGCGGAAATGAGATTgagaagggaaaaaaaaccaCACAAGGGCGGACCACAGTAGTAATGCAAGGCTATGTGATGCGGGAGGGGGAAAATAGGTAAAACCTAGAAACGTCCTGTCCTGGGCGTCGTATACGTAGTGGTAGTGGTCGCAGTCCAAAGTCCAGCACCAACACCGGCTGGagaaaaggaaaaaaggGGCCGGGTCGAGGATGATCAAAGGAGTGTGGGCGAAGGCGCGGTGGTGGTTTTGTTGTGAGGCGTTCGTTGCTGGCCGTAGGGAGATTTAGTGTGGGCTTGATCGGCTGCACCCAAAAAGATGGGCGAATCCCAGGGCCGGGCTGTACTGTGGGTGCAGATGTGGGTGATGTGAAGGTAAATAAATGGGCAAGAGAATCCAAACCCTCTATcgttttttttcttattcTCTTGCGTTTTGTTTGTCCGTACCTTAAGCCTTGAGCACGCAGAAAAGGTACCTCGGGAGGAAGAAAGTAAGGCAAGGTTTGTATGGGAAGATGAG from the Colletotrichum lupini chromosome 3, complete sequence genome contains:
- a CDS encoding 3-beta hydroxysteroid dehydrogenase/isomerase; translation: MSAKPTTPPNLGKVLVVGGNGFLGHHVVNQLLAGDRWAVASVDVVDLRCANNRNPKANYHEADITDVDKIKSLFENVKPDVVVHTASPAPQGDSAIAKDLFRKVNVDGTASIIAACQAASVKALVYTSSASIISDNATDLINADERWPVIRGELQTEYYSETKAAAEELVLEANRQDPYPLLTSAIRPAGIFGEGDTMVTHQMVKIYREGKTGVQLGDNDNLFDFTYVGNVAHAHLLAARLLLATAASSITPLDHEKVDGEAFLVTNDSPIYFWDFARAIWRAAGSDKGTDHAWKISREFGIALGFCSEIFFAIIGKPPIFNRQRCIYSCMTRYYNISKAKRLLGYRPIVGLDDGIKRGVQWFLDQEKAGKVSVKA
- a CDS encoding RhoGAP domain-containing protein, with the translated sequence MASDYDHGAPDDRLQAHPAATPMEPGYPGDGVWQNGGRRTPERNYRSQQPSRSPGPRTPGREGDSRRSGERSRSKGRGGGRSASGQQRTCKKCGEPLTGQFVRALDGTFHLDCFKCRDCGQIVASKFFPVDDEGGEGQYPLCETDYFRRLGLLCFQCGGALRGSYITALDRKYHVDHFTCSLCPTVFGAQDSYYEHDGNVYCHYHYSTQFAQRCNGCQTAILKQFVEIYRNGQNQHWHPECYMIHKFWNVRLTQPSDPSELPQETDDPAMRDIIREEEERMEEKVYRIWSVLSTFEESSAACISDMLLHVSNGAYVDGVLVAKKFIWHVEILFQSADRLDYSMDQLKLKGLSYGREAKLLCKKIVSFFSLLSKTQDTGARKLGVTQELLSLVTGLAHYLKLLIRICLQGALRLEKESKSSDGIYQFLDDLSELDSVKPDDNTLQAIAGNSRLSAKDSDHCALCNKSVEDECAKNSDRRWHIACVSCSRCTRDIGRKLEDARYNAFDKKIYCNNCIGANGDDMPPFEHVTKLQQYVFLLKVALARLLDILRSNGALPRQNDDQNSDGYGPGEGARTLAPGEAPYLNSDNRSKSYAGDQREHNRESSYENTLNDVRRLRSTRLDKHLSSSFRKARTSRIMDGPEGRSVRPGSAGEDLGRADGDLHILEERRGPNDEGTTDKMFNHQDALTLDDIPRIVAAEQVKEQQYKPNRQELFRSPATDPMGHQRSQSAGREAELRMGDAMPQRLGRKYFSELSGLEYFIVRHLAVLTLAPAVENEFPLEELLSFIESRKQPTFWKNLGKAFKNDRPKNVKKKGIFGVPLDVIIDKDGAESTDGVGPGTLKIPAIIDDLISSMRKMDLSVEGVFRKNGNIKKLSELCERIDREGCDSISFMDQPVVQVAALLKRYLRELPDPLLTFKLQKLWISVAKIQDDAKRKSYLHLICCLLPKAHRDCLEILFCFLKWAGSFHQVDEEAGSRMDIKNLATVIAPNILYNSNKAPALDSDPMFAIVAVNDMITSIEEMCLVPDELMEMVNDPFVFGNTADLTTKDILKRYQDRMGQRPGLGEVNEVFNRPDNSSRPPPRRVETDPALWQQQESSVRTVQEPPMPIPPFNQPNPGTPPQRWRPHEENGHPSPYGGSQYEHSDTEGPSEAQKREWRQSGGVWGRQNSGVGVGGNT